In Odontesthes bonariensis isolate fOdoBon6 chromosome 9, fOdoBon6.hap1, whole genome shotgun sequence, the following proteins share a genomic window:
- the gemin7 gene encoding gem-associated protein 7: MATPVSVLRLPKGPDPNCRGFDPKSPRFIALCRTSIPTSAASDFDAEEQQREQRARSVLRERFLRCLLAMTNKKVQFHMHERVKVEATFGASDIDVLNFQVSDLHTPIGVQKEALIRCQDVISFTFDV; the protein is encoded by the coding sequence ATGGCGACACCGGTGTCTGTGCTCCGCCTGCCCAAAGGACCCGATCCCAACTGCCGTGGATTTGACCCAAAGTCGCCCCGCTTCATCGCTCTCTGCCGTACGTCGATTCCCACTTCGGCTGCGTCAGACTTTGACGCCGAGGAGCAGCAGAGGGAGCAGCGTGCGAGGTCTGTGTTGAGAGAGCGCTTCCTCCGCTGTCTGCTCGCCATGACCAACAAGAAGGTTCAGTTTCACATGCACGAAAGGGTGAAGGTCGAAGCCACGTTTGGGGCGTCAGACATCGACGTGTTGAACTTTCAGGTGTCGGACCTGCACACTCCCATCGGCGTGCAGAAAGAGGCACTGATCAGGTGTCAGGACGTGATTTCATTCACTTTTGACGTGTGA